In the Geoanaerobacter pelophilus genome, GGACGTTTTGACCGTCATAATCCATCAAATATATTTCCTTGTTCCCTGTTGCCGTGGAAACAAAGGCCAACTTTGAGGTAAACGGCCCGCGAATGCCGGTCATAGCCGACATGACATCGTCGGAAAAGGTGTGAACCACTCGTCTGAGATCTCTTTTGGAGCCGGTATAGCGCTTGGCGGCCAGCTCCTTTTCGGTGAGCACGTCATAAAGCCGGAACTCGATGGAGACGGCGTCCCCGGACACCACATAGCCGCTCTTGATCAGGAGATCGGTTCCGGCGTTCCGCCACGATGGCATATCGAACTCGCCAATCCTGATGCCGCTGCGCGACTCAGCAACCTTTGGCTCGCTAACCGCAAACGGCCCGGCAAAAGACATATCAAACCGGAAGACATCAATTATCGTCCGGCTGACCTCAGCATCGGCTGCTCCCGACAAGGCGGCGGGAGGGGCAATCGCCATCTGCAGCAGGCGGTTGCCGGGCGCAGAAACTTCAAGATAGCCCTGCTGACCGGAAAGATCGCGCGGGGCAACAAACAACACAAAAGAAAAAAGGAGCAGCAGCATTAGCCCGGCCCCAGCTTTGCAACGATCTGTTTTCACTGCTTACCTACTCCCTGGGCGGTAAAGATAAACCCGTATTCAAAGGTTCCGCCGCCGGGAGGGGGGCGAAAATCCTTTTCAGCCTTAACAATGGCGCGGTTTACGGAATCCTCGAAAAGCCGGTCACCGGTTGAGCTTTCGTTACGCCGCTTGATGACCTTACCATTTCTATCGATGGTCAACACGACAACGGTACGTGGTGACTTGTCCTGGTAGGCTATCGTGGTCTTAAAGGCATCGACCAGCCTTGACCGGATATAGCTGGCATAGTCGCTGCCTGCCTCGGTGCCGATGCCGCCCGGCATGCCCGCCTGACCTTTGCCCCGGCTGATAGCCTTTTTCCTGAGAGCTTCCATGGCAGCAGCCTCATGGCGCGCGTCTGTTGCACGTTCCAGCCTTGCCAAACGCTCTTCAAAGTCTTTTGAGCTTTCTTCTACAGGCTGTTTGGGCGAAAGTACCGGTTTGGCCCCTTTGGCAGCAGCCTTTGCCTTGCCGGTATCTTTTACCGGCAGCTTCATTTCCGGGGCGGCTGTCTTTACTGGTGGGGGAGGAGCGGGCTCATTGCCTTCTGCAGCAGGCGAGCCGTGCTGGGGGGATTCAACCGGCAGGTTCACCATGTCCACATAGTATACCGGCGCTTCCTTAAAAGACGCGGAAGGGAAAAAATGGAGCCAGACAAAAAGCCCGTAAATCGTAACATGAAGAAGAAGTGAAACGGGCAGGACCGTCAGCAGCCCATGATCACTTCGCTTTATAGGAGAAATCATTGCTTCTGAGCCGGCTCCGTGACCATCCCCAGCCGCTCGACACCAGCGCCTTTGATCTCGGCCATGGTCTTGACCACCTCTCCGTAAGGCACATCGCGGTCAGCCTTGAGGAAAACCTCTTTCTTGGTCTTGTTCACAAACATCGCCGACAGCTTGGTCTTCAATTCTCCCTGCGCGATCTCGACCTTGTCGATATAGATCCGGCCGCTCTTCTCGATCGAAACCACCACCGCTTCCTCCGGGGATTTGAGCGACTTGGTTTCCGCCTTGGGGAGATTGACCTGTACCCCCTGCTGCATCATCGGCGCGGTTACCATGAATATGACCAGCAGAACCAGCATGACGTCAACCAGCGGGGTGACGTTGATCTGCGACATTGTTCCGCGGTCGGAGTTCCTGTTCCCGATATCCATATGAAACCCCTATTTTTTCGCGAACGTGCGCTGGACGATGTTGAGAAATTCCGTGGAAAAATTGTCCATCTCGCCGATCAGAACCTTGATCTTGTTCTGAAAGTGATTGTAGCCCATTACCGCCGGGATGGCGGCAACCAGGCCGATAGCCGTGGCAATGAGCGCTTCGGCAATGCCCGGAGCAACAACGGCGAGCGACGCGGAACCGGTCTCACCGATCCCCTTGAAGGCTGTCATTATCCCCCATACCGTACCGAAAAGACCGATAAACGGGGCGGTCGAACCGGTAGTTGCCAGGAACGTCAGGTATTTCTCGAGCCGGGTGATCTCCGAAGTGGTTGCGCGGCGCAGGGCGCGGGCAATATTGTCGATGCCGCCAAGATCGGTGCTGACGCCACCTTCCGAGGCAACGGTGTCACCTTGCTCCATTAGTTTCTTCAGCTCCGAATATCCTTCACTGAAAAGGACTGTCAGGGGAGAATTGGCAAAGCGGTCCAGCTGCGAATTAATTGCATCGAACTTCTTGGTTTTCCAGAAAAAGTCCATGAATCGGTTGGATTCATTGTTGGCCCGATGGACCTGGAGCAGTTTGTAGAAGATGATGGCCCACGAGACCACTGAGAAATAGAGCAGGATGAAGAGGACTAATTTTACTACCAGTCCTGTGCCGGCGAAAAATGCCACGGTTGATACCCCCTAGTTAGTTTCCATCCGGAAGCCCGGATGAGAAAATAGCTGTTTCCGATTCGGAATGGAGGGATTTTTCGTCCTGGCAAGGAAATCAAGGGATTGCGCGGAGGCGTACTACTGTACGCCGCACAAGTAATCCCGAAGATTGACACCGCCAGGGCGGAAAAGAACCCTTTCCGGACGGAAACTAGTTAAACTGTCTGAGAACAATGGTGCATAAATATGCCTAACGACCTGGTTAGTCAACACGATTTTAATAGCATTGGGGCTTGCGGTCCCGGAAACAGGGTATCTGCTCGCGCCACTTATACATATCCTCGAAATCCAGATCGGCAATGATTGCTGCCGGCTCATAACCACCTTCGGCCATTACCACCCCTTTCGGGTCGATGATCATGCTCATGCCGAAGAAATCGAGCTTGCCGGTCATGCCGCAGCAGTTGGCGGCAACCACGAACAGCTGGTTCTCGATGGCTCGGGCGCGCAGCAATGTCCGCCAATGCTCTTCTCGCGGTTTTGGCCACTCACCCGGCACGACAATAATCTCGGCACCCTCCAGGGCCAGCCTCCGTGCCAGTTCCGGAAAGCGGAGGTCGTAACAGATAAACACGCCGATCCGCCCCACACTGGTATCCGCCACCAGCCATCGGTCGCCGCCGGTAAAGGAGCGGTCTTCATTCATCAGGGAAAAGAGATGTATCTTCCGGTATTTGCCGACCAGTTGCCCCTTGTCCATAAGGTACGCGGTGTTGCAGACCTTGTCGCCATCCGGCTCGGGCAAGCTCCCGACCAGCACCATATTGTATTCAGCGGACAACCGCCCCATCTCCTCAACCAGCTCGGGGGTCCGTTGCGCCAGCTCAGTCAGTTCCCGGTAGGCAAAGCCGCTGCTCCAGACCTCCGGCAACACGGCAAGCTGCACACCCTGGCCAGCCACAGCAGCCACCGCCTCCCTGACCCTGGTAACATTGGCATCGATATCGCCGAGTTGGATGTTTATCTGAATGGCAGCGGCGCGGATTGTTCCTGACATGCCAAACCTCCTTTGGAAATCAGTGCCCAGGCTCTTGCACAACATTGCAAGTTTACTGTCAAGCGCTGTGCATTTCAACCTGTTTTAACCTGTACTTTCACCCTGACAATGCCATATCATCATTGTCATGAATCTCTCCCTCTACCTCCATATCCCGTTTTGCCTCCGCAAATGCCTCTATTGCGACTTTGCTTCGCAGGACAACGCCACTGTCACCCATGAAGATTACATTGTCGCGGTGGTCCGCGAGATGGAGTCTCAAGCCAAAGACCTGCCTGAGCTTCCCAGGACCGAAACGGTTTATCTCGGCGGCGGCACGCCGTCATTGCTGGCCCCGCAGCTCATCAAACAGCTGGTTGCAACTGCAAACAGCCATTATCATCTGGTTGCTGAGGCCGAGATTACCCTGGAAGTTAACCCCGGCACCGTAACGGAAGAATCCCTGGCAGGATACCGTGCTGCCGGAATAAATAGACTGTCCATCGGCGTCCAGTCGCTGGATGATGTGATGCTGGCAATGCTCGGCCGAATTCACACGGCACAACAGGCGAGAGCAGCCGTAGAGATGGCTCGCAAGGCCGGGTTCAACAATATCGGCATCGACCTGATCCACTCACTCCCCGGCCAGACGCCCGCTCACTGGCAGCAGACCCTAAGAGAGGCTTTAGCGCTTGGCGCTGATCATCTCTCAATCTATGGCCTTACCATCGAGGAAGGGACCCCTTTTGCCCGAATGGAGGAGCAGGGAGAACTGCCTCTCCCCGACAACGACGAGTCAGCCGAAATGTTCGAGCAGGCCATATCGTTACTGGCATCTGCCGGATATGAGCATTATGAGGTAGCAAATTTTGCCCGACCGGGTCGCCGGTCCCGGCATAATCAGGTTTACTGGCGCAGGGGGAATTATCTGGGATTCGGGGCGGGTGCCCATTCTTTTCTGTGTAAGCCGGATTTCGGGAAACGCTGGAGCAACCCTCCCGGCATCGAGGAGTATTGCCTGTCATCTTCTTCCCCTAAATTCAGCGAAGCTGCTGAACACCTTACGCAACAGGATGCCATGGGCGAGGCCATGTTCCTCGGACTGAGAATGATCGAGGGAGTCGACCCGGAGGTATTCAGAACAGAATTCGGCATATCCATTATGGAAGCATTCCCCGGAGTTGTTGAACGGCATCTCGCCAATGGCCTGCTGCTTTTAAAAAACAGCCGCATCGCCCTCACTGCGCAAGGGGTTCTGCTGGCAAATCTAGTGTTCGCCGACTTCGCGTGATCCCCCTCTTTTTTCCTGAAAATACCTTGACAAAGGTGTTTTCGGTCATTACTTTATCAATCAAGGTTTAGCACTCCGGAACAGAGAGTGCTATTTTTTTCGGCGGACATATGCAGAGTGACCTGAACGACAGAAGCAAACAGATCCTGGAAGCGATTATTGAGGACTACATCCTTACGGCAGAGCCGGTAGGAAGCAGGACCATCACGCGTCGCCACCCGCTCGACCTGTCTCCGGCAACGGTCCGCAACGTCATGTCAGACCTGGAAGAGATGGGATACCTCACCTCACCACACACCTCGGCCGGTCGTGTCCCGACCGACAAGGCCTACCGGCTTTACGTCGATTCCCTGCTTGCTGTCCGCAGGGTAAGCCGCAACGAGCGGGAGGAGATCCGCCGCCGGTGCTCTATCGACGGGCGGGATATAGGATCGGTGCTGCGCGACACCAGCCGCATCTTGTCTTCAGTCTCCCACTACATGGGTGTTGTTGTGGCTCCCCGCTTTACAGCAGCGGTGCTGCAACAGATCGAGTTTGTCAAACTGTCGGGCAACCGGATTCTGGTCATTCTTGTTTCGCAGACCGGCTCCGTACAAAACAAAATCATTGAATCCGACGAACTGGTTAATCCTGCTGACCTCGAACGAATGAATAACTATCTCAACGGGATGTTGCAGGGTTTGACGATCTCCCAGGTAAAGAGTCGCCTGATCCTCGAAATGCAGGACGAAAAAACCAGGTATGACCGGCTGATGTCCCAGGCCATTGCTCTGTCTCAGAAGACCATGGGGGATTCAGATTCTGAAATATTCCTGGAGGGCCAGACCAACATCATGGAACTCCCCGAGTTTGCCGATATCGGCAAAATGAAGGAGATGTTCCGCACCTTTGAGGAAAAGAATCATCTGGTAGGCCTGCTGGATCGGTGCATGGATGCCGAGGGATTCAATATTTTCATAGGCGCCGAGTCACGTCTCTCGCAGATGGCCGGCATCAGCGTCATTACCTCCACCTATCGCACCGGCAGAAACTCCCTGGGAGTTCTGGGGGTTATCGGCCCCACCAGAATGGGATACGCCAAGGTAATCCCAGTTGTTGACTATACGGCAAAACTTGTAAGCCGCCTGCTCGATGGCGACCGATAATGTCTCAAGGAGTTGATCAACGTGGACAAGAAAAAGCACAAGGATAATAAGGCCGAAGAGGCCAATGAAACATCTCAGCACGCATCTGAAAAAAACCCGGCCGAGGCTGGTGATGACCGCCTGGTAGAGCTGGAAAAGGCCCTGGCAGAGAAAGAGGCGGAGTGTGCCGCCAACTGGGACAAATTCGTTCGCGAACGGGCGGATCTTGAAAACTACCGGAAGCGGGTCCAGAAAGAAAAGGAAGAAATCCAGAAGTACGGCAACGAATCGCTGATAATGGAGATTCTGCCGGCAGTGGACAATATGGAACGGGCACTGGCCCATACTGCTGACGACACTCAGGACCCGATCATCACCGGCGTTAAAATGACCCTGGACATGCTGCTGGGCTCTCTGCGCAAATTCGGCGTTGTCGCTTTGGAGACAGCCCCTGGCACGCCGTTTGACTCGGCCCTGCACCAGGCAATGTCACAAGTGGAAAAAGCAGGGCAGGAACCGAATACCATTGTGGACATCTTCCAGAAGGGCTACCTGCTGAACGAGCGGCTGCTCCGACCGGCAATGGTGACTGTTGCAAAATAACTCTAGGCTGCTCTTGATTTCTGGATATTAATACATAGTTTAAGCATAGAACCCGAATGGGAATAATGAAGGAGGAACACGATGAGCAAGGTAATAGGAATAGACCTCGGGACCACCAACTCCTGTGTCGCAATCATGGAGGGGGGAGAACCGGTTGTCATAGCCAACTCCGAAGGGAGCCGGACCACACCTTCCATGGTAGGCGTAGCTGAAAACGGCGAGCGTCTGGTAGGACAGCAGGCGAAACGCCAAGCCGTTACCAACCCTGAAAACACCCTGTTCGCCATCAAGCGCTTGATCGGGCGCAAGTTCGATTCCGAGGCAGTGCGTAAGGATATCGCCATCTCGCCGTTCAAGATCGTCAAAGCCGACAATGGTGATGCCTGGGTTGAGGCCCGCGGCCAGAAGTTCTCGCCGCCGGAGATATCTGCCATAGTTCTGCAGAAAATGAAGAAGACTGCTGAGGACTATTTGGGTGAGACGGTTACCGATGCCGTCATCACCGTGCCTGCCTACTTTGACGACTCCCAGCGGCAGGCAACCAAGGACGCCGGCAAGATTGCCGGTCTCAACGTTCTCAGGATCATCAACGAGCCGACTGCTGCCGCTCTTGCCTATGGTCTGGACAAGAAGAAGGATGAAAAAATCGCAGTATTCGACCTCGGCGGCGGCACCTTCGACATCTCGATCCTCGAACTGGGCGACGGCGTATTCGAGGTCAAGTCCACCAACGGCGACACCTTCCTCGGTGGTGAAGATTTCGACCAGAAAATCATCGACTGGATTGCCGACGAGTTCAAAAAAGAGCAGGGCTTTGACCTCAGGAACGATAAAATGGCGCTCCAGCGCCTCAAAGAGGCGGCTGAGAAGGCTAAATGCGAGCTGTCCGGCTCCATGGAAACCGACATCAATCTGCCGTTCATCACTGCCGACGCCAGCGGGCCGAAACATCTCAACCTGAAGCTGTCCAGGGCAAAACTGGAAGCACTTTGCGCTGACCTGCTCGACAAGCTGGAAGGCCCATGCCGCACCGCTCTCAAGGATGCCGGGCTGTCAGCCTCTGAAATCGACGAGGTTATTCTGGTTGGCGGGATGATCCGGATGCCTGCCGTACAGAAGCGAGTCCAGGATATCTTTGGCAAGGCCCCGAACAAAGGGGTGAACCCGGATGAGGTTGTTGCCATCGGCGCAGCGATCCAGGGTGGCGTGCTCAAAGGGGATGTAAAGGATGTGCTGCTGCTTGACGTAACACCGCTTTCTTTGGGGATTGAGACCCTTGGCGGGGTTATGACCAGGCTGATCGAGAAGAACACCACTATCCCCTGCAGAAAGAGCCAGGTGTTTTCTACTGCAGCGGACAACCAGCCCGCAGTTACCATCCATGTTCTTCAAGGCGAACGGGAAATGGCCTCCACCAATAAGACCCTCGGCAATTTCGAGCTGACCGGCATCCCGCCGGCACCGAGAGGAGTACCGCAGATTGAGGTCACCTTCGACATCGATGCCAACGGTATCGTTCATGTCTCGGCCAAGGATCTGGGCACCGGCAAGGAACAGTCGATCAGGATTACCGCATCTTCAGGTCTTTCCAAAGACGAGATTGACAGAATGGTCAAGGAAGCTGAGGCCCATTCGGCAGAGGACAAGAAGAAACGTGAGCTGATTGAGGCGAAGAACCATGCCGACAGCCTGGTCTACAGCACCGAAAAGTCCCTGAGTGAGCACGGCGACAAGATCGGCGCTGACGACAAAGCGAAGATCGAGTCTGGCGTTGCTGCTCTCAAAAAAGCCATGGAAGGTGAAGATGCCGAAGCCATCAAAAAAGCGAGCGACGAACTGATGCAGTCCGCCCACAAGTTGGCTGAAGCGGTTTACGCACAGGCCCAGGCCGCCCAGCAGCAGTCAGACGGGGAGCCACAAGGTGCCGATGCCGCCTCCGGCGCTGCCCCTAAAGGCGAGAAAGTAGTAGATGCCGATTTTGAAGAGGTAAAGGACGACAAGAAGTAATGGCGCCATTACAGCGCCACTCTGTACAATATTAACAATTTTTCCAAGCAGCAGGCAGTGGCCGGATTCCGGCCTCTGCCTCTTTGCGTTCCTAAGGGGTAGATTTTGGCCAACGGTGAAAAACGAGATTATTACGAGATTCTTGAAGTCCATAAGAATGCCTCTGAAACCGAGATCAAGAAGGCGTACCGCAAGCTTGCCATCCAGTTTCACCCGGATAAGAACCAAGGGGACAAGGCATCTGAAGACAAGTTCAAAGAGGTAAGCGAAGCTTACGAAATCCTCTCCGACCCGGAAAAAAGGGCGCAGTACGACCGCTTCGGTCATGCTGGTGTCAGCGGCAACAACTTCGGTGGCGCCGGCGGCTTCGGCTTCGGGGCCGGCACTCCGTTTGGCGATATCTTTTCCGACATCTTCGGCGACGTCTTCGGTGGCGGTGGGGCCAGACAGCGCGGCCGGGGACGACGTGGCGACGACCTTCAGTACACTCTTGATATCAGCTTTGAAGATGCAGCCAACGGCCTGGAAACAAAGATCGATGTCCCTTACGCCAAACGGTGCGATACCTGCGGCGGCTCCGGCGCAAAACCAGGCACCGAGCCGAAAACCTGTCCGACATGTCGTGGCGCAGGCCAGGTTCGCTTCCAGCAGGGTTTCTTCAGCGTCAGCAGGACCTGCAGCCATTGCAACGGCGAAGGCAAGATTCTCGACAACCCTTGTGGCACCTGTCGTGGCTCCGGCAGCGTCAAGGACACCAAGACCCTTTCCGTCAAGGTACCTCCCGGTGTAGAGACCGGCAACCGCCTGAAACTCACCAACGAAGGCGGCCAGGGAACCAAGGGGGGCGGCAATGGTGATCTTTACGTCCTGATCAATGTTCGCGAACATCCGATATTTTCCCGCGAGGGGAATGATGTTATCTGCGAAACCCCGATCAGTTTCACCCAGGCGGCCCTTGGCGCAGAAATCCAGATCCCGACCCTGGATGGCAAGGTTTCGCTCAAGATTCCCGAAGGTACCCAATCCGGTAAGATCTTCCGGCTCAGAGGCAAGGGTATCCCGGTGCTCCAGGGTTATGGCCGGGGCGATCAGCTCGTCGTGGTCAGGGTGGAAACACCGACCAACCTGAACCGGCAGCAGCGCGAGCTGCTGGAGGAGTTTGCCCGGATCAGCAGCGAAGATGTGCATCCCATGGGGAAGAGCTTTCTTGACAAGGTCATGGACATGTTCAAGTGACCGTTTTCCCGGCAAAAATCATCAGCGCCGTGCTGCTGGCCACGATCCTGATCACTGAGCCGGCAACTGCAGCAAGCCATGCAGCGCAAACAACCCTGCTGAGGAACCGTGAGTTTGCCGAAGCGCTGACAGAAGGGATTCGCACCGCCAGGAAAAGCATTTATCTTTCCTTCTTTCTCTTCAAGGCAACCACCGCACGGAACAACCTGCCGCGGCAGATTGCCGAGGAGCTGGTGCGCGCCCAAAAGCGGGGTGTTAATGTCACGGTCTTGCTGGAACGCCCCTCTAAAGAACGCTCCCCTGCAGGAGGCGACTCACTTTACAACGATAACCGGCAGACCGCGGACCTGCTGTCCCGCGGCGGGGTAAAGGTATTTTTCGACTCGCCGTCAGTAACGACACACACCAAGGTTGCTGTCATTGACGGTCACCTGGTTTTTATCGGAAGCCACAACCTCTCCCAGAGCGCTTTGCAGCATAACAACGAGCTCTCGGTCCTGCTCGACTCACCGGAGCTGGCAGCAGAGGTCAAGGCTTACTTGGACAGGCTCTGATCGTTGCATTCTGCACCAAATCAAGTACAATAGCCCCGTCGCCCTTACTGTGAAAGGACCACTATGCGCCTGAAAGACGAGCAGATCCACCGGCTGGCGGAAAAGGTCATTACCGACCTGTCAACAGCCGGCCTGATAAAGCTGAAGTCCGAACGAGGCGCTGCCCTCAATGCCGTTAAAAATGCGATAACTGCGGACCTCAAGGCAGAGGAAGCTCTGGAACGCGATGCAGAAAACCTGCTTGACCAGACCCTTCGCTCCATGGGAAGCGGTGCTGCAAGCATAGACCGGCACAAGATGTTCAGAATGATCAAGGAAAAACTGGCCAAAGAACGGAAAATTGTCCTATGAGAGCGAGCGAAGACCGAATTTCCCATATAGCCCACAAGATTCAGGACAAGCTGTGGGGTGACGACCTGGCCGACTTCCCCGATGAAGGGCGAGCGCTGTCGGCAATCAAGCAGTCCATTGCCAGTTACTTTGCCATTGCCGACGAAATAGATGAGGCGGTCAGGAGCAAGCTCTCCTCCTATTCCCAGGCAAAAGTACCCGGCAGCCGCGATTGGGAAGTGCTCTACAACAAATTTTTCCAGGAAGAGGCGGCCAAGCGTAAATGGTGATGAAAAGCCTGATGATTGCATTCAAGTTGGCCTTACTGTCCGGGATGCTGCTGACTGTCCTGTTGCTTCAAGGTTGTGGGCCTGCTGCCCAAGTTGCCGTTAAGCCAGACTTTAAGCCACCGGCAGAACTGGATATCATCTACGTGGTCCCCTTCTCAAGCACTCTTGTCCCTGACGAGGTCAAGGAAACGGCATTTAACGACCTGGTCGATATCCTGAACGAGAACCGGAAAAAGGTCGGAGTCCAGCAGTTCGAGATCATCAAGGGCGAACTGAAGGACCAAGACGCAACATGGCTGGCTAAACAGCTTTACATTTCCGGAGAGTTCTGGAGCTATATAGAAAACGCCGGCTGCTGCAACACCGAACTGCGCATCCGCGCCAGGGTCGGCCTTACCGAGCCAGGCAAAACTGTCCCCACCTTCGAGGTAACACTCCCGCTGGAAAGCTTTTTCGATCATGACCGCTCCACCCTGGAAAAAGAGAAGATCCTGCTCGCCAAGCGCCTGGCACGGGAACTTGCCATCCTCATCATCCCCCCCCTTGCCGAAAGAAGATAATTTTTTTGATTAGAGGCTTGATTTTTAGGGGAGCGGTGTTTATATTGAATTCA is a window encoding:
- a CDS encoding TonB C-terminal domain-containing protein, with amino-acid sequence MISPIKRSDHGLLTVLPVSLLLHVTIYGLFVWLHFFPSASFKEAPVYYVDMVNLPVESPQHGSPAAEGNEPAPPPPVKTAAPEMKLPVKDTGKAKAAAKGAKPVLSPKQPVEESSKDFEERLARLERATDARHEAAAMEALRKKAISRGKGQAGMPGGIGTEAGSDYASYIRSRLVDAFKTTIAYQDKSPRTVVVLTIDRNGKVIKRRNESSTGDRLFEDSVNRAIVKAEKDFRPPPGGGTFEYGFIFTAQGVGKQ
- the tolR gene encoding protein TolR yields the protein MDIGNRNSDRGTMSQINVTPLVDVMLVLLVIFMVTAPMMQQGVQVNLPKAETKSLKSPEEAVVVSIEKSGRIYIDKVEIAQGELKTKLSAMFVNKTKKEVFLKADRDVPYGEVVKTMAEIKGAGVERLGMVTEPAQKQ
- the tolQ gene encoding protein TolQ — protein: MAFFAGTGLVVKLVLFILLYFSVVSWAIIFYKLLQVHRANNESNRFMDFFWKTKKFDAINSQLDRFANSPLTVLFSEGYSELKKLMEQGDTVASEGGVSTDLGGIDNIARALRRATTSEITRLEKYLTFLATTGSTAPFIGLFGTVWGIMTAFKGIGETGSASLAVVAPGIAEALIATAIGLVAAIPAVMGYNHFQNKIKVLIGEMDNFSTEFLNIVQRTFAKK
- a CDS encoding carbon-nitrogen family hydrolase, which encodes MSGTIRAAAIQINIQLGDIDANVTRVREAVAAVAGQGVQLAVLPEVWSSGFAYRELTELAQRTPELVEEMGRLSAEYNMVLVGSLPEPDGDKVCNTAYLMDKGQLVGKYRKIHLFSLMNEDRSFTGGDRWLVADTSVGRIGVFICYDLRFPELARRLALEGAEIIVVPGEWPKPREEHWRTLLRARAIENQLFVVAANCCGMTGKLDFFGMSMIIDPKGVVMAEGGYEPAAIIADLDFEDMYKWREQIPCFRDRKPQCY
- the hemW gene encoding radical SAM family heme chaperone HemW, with protein sequence MNLSLYLHIPFCLRKCLYCDFASQDNATVTHEDYIVAVVREMESQAKDLPELPRTETVYLGGGTPSLLAPQLIKQLVATANSHYHLVAEAEITLEVNPGTVTEESLAGYRAAGINRLSIGVQSLDDVMLAMLGRIHTAQQARAAVEMARKAGFNNIGIDLIHSLPGQTPAHWQQTLREALALGADHLSIYGLTIEEGTPFARMEEQGELPLPDNDESAEMFEQAISLLASAGYEHYEVANFARPGRRSRHNQVYWRRGNYLGFGAGAHSFLCKPDFGKRWSNPPGIEEYCLSSSSPKFSEAAEHLTQQDAMGEAMFLGLRMIEGVDPEVFRTEFGISIMEAFPGVVERHLANGLLLLKNSRIALTAQGVLLANLVFADFA
- the hrcA gene encoding heat-inducible transcriptional repressor HrcA, which translates into the protein MQSDLNDRSKQILEAIIEDYILTAEPVGSRTITRRHPLDLSPATVRNVMSDLEEMGYLTSPHTSAGRVPTDKAYRLYVDSLLAVRRVSRNEREEIRRRCSIDGRDIGSVLRDTSRILSSVSHYMGVVVAPRFTAAVLQQIEFVKLSGNRILVILVSQTGSVQNKIIESDELVNPADLERMNNYLNGMLQGLTISQVKSRLILEMQDEKTRYDRLMSQAIALSQKTMGDSDSEIFLEGQTNIMELPEFADIGKMKEMFRTFEEKNHLVGLLDRCMDAEGFNIFIGAESRLSQMAGISVITSTYRTGRNSLGVLGVIGPTRMGYAKVIPVVDYTAKLVSRLLDGDR
- the grpE gene encoding nucleotide exchange factor GrpE, with the protein product MDKKKHKDNKAEEANETSQHASEKNPAEAGDDRLVELEKALAEKEAECAANWDKFVRERADLENYRKRVQKEKEEIQKYGNESLIMEILPAVDNMERALAHTADDTQDPIITGVKMTLDMLLGSLRKFGVVALETAPGTPFDSALHQAMSQVEKAGQEPNTIVDIFQKGYLLNERLLRPAMVTVAK
- the dnaK gene encoding molecular chaperone DnaK; translated protein: MSKVIGIDLGTTNSCVAIMEGGEPVVIANSEGSRTTPSMVGVAENGERLVGQQAKRQAVTNPENTLFAIKRLIGRKFDSEAVRKDIAISPFKIVKADNGDAWVEARGQKFSPPEISAIVLQKMKKTAEDYLGETVTDAVITVPAYFDDSQRQATKDAGKIAGLNVLRIINEPTAAALAYGLDKKKDEKIAVFDLGGGTFDISILELGDGVFEVKSTNGDTFLGGEDFDQKIIDWIADEFKKEQGFDLRNDKMALQRLKEAAEKAKCELSGSMETDINLPFITADASGPKHLNLKLSRAKLEALCADLLDKLEGPCRTALKDAGLSASEIDEVILVGGMIRMPAVQKRVQDIFGKAPNKGVNPDEVVAIGAAIQGGVLKGDVKDVLLLDVTPLSLGIETLGGVMTRLIEKNTTIPCRKSQVFSTAADNQPAVTIHVLQGEREMASTNKTLGNFELTGIPPAPRGVPQIEVTFDIDANGIVHVSAKDLGTGKEQSIRITASSGLSKDEIDRMVKEAEAHSAEDKKKRELIEAKNHADSLVYSTEKSLSEHGDKIGADDKAKIESGVAALKKAMEGEDAEAIKKASDELMQSAHKLAEAVYAQAQAAQQQSDGEPQGADAASGAAPKGEKVVDADFEEVKDDKK
- the dnaJ gene encoding molecular chaperone DnaJ — translated: MANGEKRDYYEILEVHKNASETEIKKAYRKLAIQFHPDKNQGDKASEDKFKEVSEAYEILSDPEKRAQYDRFGHAGVSGNNFGGAGGFGFGAGTPFGDIFSDIFGDVFGGGGARQRGRGRRGDDLQYTLDISFEDAANGLETKIDVPYAKRCDTCGGSGAKPGTEPKTCPTCRGAGQVRFQQGFFSVSRTCSHCNGEGKILDNPCGTCRGSGSVKDTKTLSVKVPPGVETGNRLKLTNEGGQGTKGGGNGDLYVLINVREHPIFSREGNDVICETPISFTQAALGAEIQIPTLDGKVSLKIPEGTQSGKIFRLRGKGIPVLQGYGRGDQLVVVRVETPTNLNRQQRELLEEFARISSEDVHPMGKSFLDKVMDMFK
- a CDS encoding phospholipase D-like domain-containing protein is translated as MTVFPAKIISAVLLATILITEPATAASHAAQTTLLRNREFAEALTEGIRTARKSIYLSFFLFKATTARNNLPRQIAEELVRAQKRGVNVTVLLERPSKERSPAGGDSLYNDNRQTADLLSRGGVKVFFDSPSVTTHTKVAVIDGHLVFIGSHNLSQSALQHNNELSVLLDSPELAAEVKAYLDRL
- a CDS encoding DUF507 family protein, whose translation is MRLKDEQIHRLAEKVITDLSTAGLIKLKSERGAALNAVKNAITADLKAEEALERDAENLLDQTLRSMGSGAASIDRHKMFRMIKEKLAKERKIVL
- a CDS encoding DUF507 family protein is translated as MRASEDRISHIAHKIQDKLWGDDLADFPDEGRALSAIKQSIASYFAIADEIDEAVRSKLSSYSQAKVPGSRDWEVLYNKFFQEEAAKRKW